One stretch of Arthrobacter polaris DNA includes these proteins:
- a CDS encoding MFS transporter — MATSDPVNAXQGKAVIASRAVQAAQAAPAPVTRAWLLNFALAWFGFWLLVMLPGQFMIAKISATVAPEEKVSVASFLIAETAIVILLAVPVIGVLCDRTNSRFGRRRIWALAGFTTAAIPFSLVGLQENWVIIALLIAVVALXEAAVLVALSAMIADQVPVHQRGRASAAMGLPQVIALALGMVLVTMLVTSVPGSWALIAVLGLVCALPFLXRFPEPRFSGAPDGELRDAGARDRGHTSLREAITLPQPSAYPGYYWAMASRVLIHSGNLVGTTYLLFFLSDVLKVKSPDDALLVLILFYLVACGLTTWLGGVLSDRWXKRRLFVAAAAGFQGAAALLLAFVPTWDASMVAAVLLGLGFGMFLSVDQALVTDLLPNPATRGRDLGLINTAQHIPIAPIIGWLVLSIAGYRSLYAVAAVIMLAGGIAVYRIKTSVSSHPHCHLRTIPH; from the coding sequence ATGGCCACATCAGATCCGGTCAATGCCNAACAGGGGAAGGCTGTCATTGCTTCCCGTGCCGTGCAGGCCGCGCAGGCCGCACCGGCTCCTGTCACCCGTGCGTGGCTGTTGAATTTTGCGCTCGCCTGGTTTGGATTTTGGCTGCTGGTAATGCTGCCGGGCCAGTTCATGATCGCTAAGATCAGCGCCACCGTGGCCCCGGAAGAGAAAGTCTCAGTGGCCTCGTTTCTGATTGCCGAGACCGCCATCGTCATACTGCTTGCGGTGCCCGTCATTGGGGTGCTGTGTGACCGGACCAACTCCCGATTCGGCCGCCGCAGGATATGGGCCTTGGCAGGATTTACAACGGCGGCTATTCCGTTTTCACTGGTGGGCCTACAGGAGAATTGGGTCATCATCGCACTGCTGATCGCCGTTGTGGCGCTGNGGGAGGCTGCCGTACTGGTGGCCTTGTCTGCCATGATCGCCGATCAGGTCCCTGTGCACCAGCGCGGGCGCGCTTCAGCGGCCATGGGGTTGCCGCAGGTCATTGCACTGGCCCTGGGCATGGTGCTGGTGACGATGCTTGTCACCTCAGTTCCGGGCAGTTGGGCGCTCATTGCCGTGTTGGGCTTGGTGTGTGCCTTGCCGTTCCTTNTCCGTTTCCCTGAACCACGTTTCTCCGGCGCCCCCGATGGTGAACTGCGAGACGCCGGCGCCCGCGATCGTGGACATACCAGTTTGCGTGAAGCCATCACTTTGCCCCAACCCAGTGCCTATCCGGGCTACTACTGGGCCATGGCCTCGCGGGTATTGATCCATTCCGGAAACTTGGTGGGGACAACATATCTGCTGTTCTTTCTCTCCGACGTGCTCAAGGTCAAGAGCCCGGATGATGCATTGCTGGTTTTGATCTTGTTCTACCTTGTGGCCTGCGGGCTGACCACATGGCTGGGTGGGGTACTTTCGGACCGGTGGNGGAAACGGCGCTTGTTCGTTGCTGCGGCTGCGGGATTCCAGGGCGCTGCCGCCCTGCTCCTGGCATTTGTTCCCACCTGGGACGCATCGATGGTGGCGGCGGTGCTTCTTGGGCTGGGCTTTGGCATGTTCTTGTCAGTGGATCAGGCACTGGTGACGGATCTGCTGCCCAATCCCGCAACCCGCGGCCGGGACCTGGGCCTGATCAACACAGCACAGCACATTCCCATTGCACCCATCATCGGATGGCTGGTGCTGAGCATTGCAGGGTACCGCAGCCTGTACGCGGTGGCCGCGGTGATCATGCTCGCCGGTGGGATCGCCGTCTACCGCATTAAAACGTCCGTTAGTTCTCACCCGCACTGTCACTTGCGAACCATTCCGCACTGA
- a CDS encoding carboxymuconolactone decarboxylase family protein, whose protein sequence is MTTERINIQHLDPQAYLPMYAMEKYIHSGTLGKDLLALVKIRASQINKCAYCLDMHAKEARAATVDNRRLDVLAGWREATALFSQREQAALALTEAVTMISVEGVPDGVWEDAAKQFPGKEMPLLLMAISAINVWNRLAVSTHQALPNLPAEADELLGHAT, encoded by the coding sequence TTGACCACCGAACGCATCAATATCCAACACCTGGACCCGCAAGCTTACCTGCCCATGTACGCCATGGAAAAGTACATCCACAGCGGCACATTAGGTAAGGATCTACTGGCGTTGGTGAAAATCCGCGCATCCCAAATCAATAAGTGCGCCTACTGTTTGGACATGCATGCCAAGGAAGCCCGCGCAGCNACCGTAGACAACCGGCGCCTCGATGTCTTAGCCGGATGGCGTGAGGCAACTGCGCTGTTCAGTCAACGAGAACAGGCCGCTCTAGCACTGACCGAGGCAGTCACCATGATCAGCGTTGAGGGTGTCCCCGACGGTGTGTGGGAAGACGCGGCGAAGCAGTTCCCCGGTAAGGAAATGCCGTTGCTCCTCATGGCCATTTCTGCCATCAATGTTTGGAACCGGCTGGCAGTTTCCACCCACCAGGCACTGCCAAACCTTCCGGCGGAAGCAGATGAGTTATTGGGCCATGCCACCTGA
- a CDS encoding carboxylesterase/lipase family protein, which translates to MSNSQPHTAAVATTSYGEVHGKVQNGVEHYWGIPYACAPSGALRFASPEKPAPWSGILDATKLGPTAPQNPYTGAMARILPTKIISGEGCLNLNIVTPEERGSGLLPVMVWFHGGSLQHGSNALAGYQGGSFARDGVVYVAPNYRLGAEGFSVLEGAPLNLGLADQRAALRWVQAEISAFGGDPTRVTIFGHSAGGNTVAALLAHPDASTLLSRAIIQSGPLSAEPAPKAGKITQKIARDLKIPATAAAFSQLSSADLLAAQARVTAGATPITGGVGYALALDAELVPQNPQVALAAGAGWEIPLLIGTTTDEARLWLIPSGLVMKIKXLHVALARRKVGISAAAVKLFKHNRPYSVTGEILGALATDKLLRVPVNQLADARLAGRAPTFVYEFSWPSPVEHLRAAHAVELGFVFDDLTSPDSLGLAGSTAPQTLATHMHKAWVDFAVTGSPGWEPWNKERPVKTFDGGTXPVVFAPRDDERQALMP; encoded by the coding sequence ATGTCCAATTCCCAGCCGCATACGGCAGCGGTTGCCACCACCTCCTATGGCGAGGTGCACGGAAAGGTGCAAAACGGCGTCGAACATTACTGGGGAATCCCCTACGCCTGCGCTCCCTCCGGTGCTCTACGGTTTGCCTCTCCGGAAAAACCCGCGCCCTGGTCCGGCATTCTTGACGCCACGAAGCTCGGGCCCACGGCCCCACAGAATCCTTACACCGGTGCCATGGCAAGAATTTTACCGACCAAGATCATCTCTGGGGAGGGCTGTCTAAATCTCAATATTGTGACACCGGAGGAACGGGGATCTGGGCTGCTCCCCGTCATGGTGTGGTTTCACGGTGGGTCGCTGCAACATGGTTCCAATGCCCTGGCCGGTTATCAGGGTGGTTCATTTGCCCGCGACGGCGTTGTCTATGTAGCGCCGAATTACCGGCTGGGTGCCGAAGGTTTCTCCGTCTTAGAAGGTGCTCCGTTAAACCTTGGACTGGCTGACCAAAGGGCTGCGTTGCGGTGGGTGCAGGCAGAAATTTCCGCGTTTGGNGGTGATCCAACCCGTGTGACGATCTTTGGGCATTCAGCTGGCGGCAACACCGTAGCTGCCCTGCTTGCCCATCCTGACGCCTCTACGCTGCTTAGCCGTGCCATCATTCAAAGCGGCCCCTTGAGTGCAGAACCGGCACCCAAGGCAGGGAAGATCACCCAGAAGATCGCCCGGGATTTAAAGATTCCAGCCACGGCTGCAGCATTTTCACAGCTGTCAAGCGCGGATTTGTTGGCAGCACAGGCGCGGGTGACTGCTGGTGCAACACCTATTACCGGCGGTGTTGGTTATGCCTTGGCCCTTGATGCCGAGTTGGTTCCACAGAATCCGCAAGTAGCTTTGGCTGCTGGGGCCGGTTGGGAAATTCCGTTGCTGATCGGCACCACAACCGACGAAGCCAGATTATGGCTTATCCCTTCAGGGCTTGTCATGAAGATCAAAATNCTGCACGTAGCCCTTGCCCGGCGCAAGGTGGGCATCTCCGCCGCTGCAGTAAAATTATTTAAGCACAACCGTCCATACTCCGTCACGGGTGAAATACTCGGTGCACTTGCCACTGACAAACTGCTGCGCGTCCCCGTGAACCAACTCGCTGATGCCCGTTTAGCNGGGAGGGCGCCAACGTTCGTCTACGAATTCTCCTGGCCCAGCCCGGTGGAACACCTGAGGGCCGCGCACGCCGTCGAACTTGGCTTTGTCTTTGATGACCTGACCTCNCCCGACTCTCTTGGACTTGCCGGCAGCACGGCGCCACAGACGCTGGCCACCCACATGCACAAGGCTTGGGTGGATTTCGCCGTCACGGGGAGTCCTGGCTGGGAGCCATGGAACAAGGAACGTCCGGTGAAGACATTCGACGGCGGCACCAANCCCGTGGTGTTCGCGCCGCGCGACGATGAACGCCAAGCGCTCATGCCCTGA